A single region of the Leptospira bouyouniensis genome encodes:
- a CDS encoding ParB/RepB/Spo0J family partition protein: MNQNLAIILNFLKGSKGSQGTNVKYYKREPRAKGGYRYWYTKEAYDRDHKKQEPKKEGKKEPSIWNKVASFFGVKPTEINAKIESEYKENLDAITKEVGPVSKQDFSSHLAEYLANKTKWDSKFKAKKTEPTKETAEPKEEIGDDIDAVTKEKQEKTPKGKVKEQADKFQDGKKWNLKLMQFIASKYTDSNEKHGEGSSQEIVNNLEKLGFTKEQTSEVKNATKYKYLSQSGKEVSFFYKPTEDKWIWSQGTGTEKFYSEKDPKQVLSQAKNSIESLGEQGISNWSEIPKSKKDELGKLLDSLKKNSSLPKSQTDTKELSKLVNEQDPIEAKIAQSWNKIDTIRKDKSLSEDEFRTEIEKARSELRSAMKEKQVRDGFKTLSDLEKVAFEALYKVDAPDTFPVDAKGNVDKKAISNYVKEKQALDPDARSKAMIGNDNAKKDGAIKAISEIKKKSPKLRSQALRISGDKHVYRQSVSGKTSNKLKEVPASDISTIEQYTDEKNYNRKVIEGIKSSILAKGFDPGSPIKVDRDKNGQMTVVDGHHRFTAVKELISEAKLPKDTPIYVIEEKYNSESDRLLAQVSANKNKREVERLDDAKAYAKLIEQGKSVQEISERTGESTEYVKGTIALNNLIPELKDLLRTDAKKNIRTSDKANDGSKEKRESIPESLAIVIAKNGIDEVGKPSPTIQRKAFSWYNQNKGKGISPNQVKSYIDSLKAQNFSFGNVDSAGRSDVEQEAVKFAGGEDNAKANSAGFENLLTAIQKPIQKFLGDTITDLNEGRAKELAASIIATKGESALETELARLSDALNNIAAFRDSLKKKFREIKADSQTPDMFAFKSSIGTFLKALKNKNQVC, translated from the coding sequence ATGAATCAAAATCTTGCAATCATATTAAATTTTCTTAAAGGGAGCAAAGGCTCACAGGGGACGAATGTAAAATACTACAAGCGAGAACCAAGAGCGAAAGGTGGTTATCGTTATTGGTACACTAAAGAAGCGTATGATCGAGATCACAAAAAACAAGAACCGAAAAAGGAAGGCAAGAAAGAGCCTTCTATTTGGAACAAGGTTGCTAGTTTTTTCGGAGTCAAGCCGACGGAAATCAATGCAAAGATTGAATCGGAATACAAAGAGAATTTGGATGCAATAACTAAGGAAGTTGGACCCGTCTCAAAACAGGATTTCTCCTCTCACCTAGCAGAATATTTAGCAAACAAAACCAAATGGGATTCAAAATTTAAGGCAAAAAAAACCGAGCCTACAAAAGAAACTGCTGAACCAAAAGAAGAGATTGGTGACGACATCGATGCCGTCACCAAAGAGAAACAGGAAAAAACTCCAAAGGGAAAGGTCAAAGAGCAGGCAGATAAATTTCAGGATGGGAAAAAATGGAATCTGAAGCTCATGCAATTCATTGCAAGTAAGTATACTGATTCAAATGAGAAACATGGGGAGGGATCCTCTCAAGAAATTGTAAATAATTTGGAGAAACTTGGATTCACCAAAGAGCAAACTTCAGAAGTAAAAAACGCAACAAAATACAAATACCTTTCACAAAGTGGGAAGGAAGTGAGTTTTTTTTATAAACCTACTGAAGATAAATGGATTTGGTCTCAAGGAACGGGAACTGAAAAATTTTATTCCGAAAAAGATCCTAAACAAGTTTTGTCACAGGCAAAGAACTCTATTGAAAGTCTCGGAGAGCAAGGTATTTCCAATTGGAGTGAAATCCCAAAATCCAAAAAAGATGAATTGGGTAAATTGCTGGATAGTTTGAAAAAGAATTCCAGCTTACCTAAATCCCAAACTGATACTAAGGAACTATCCAAATTAGTCAACGAGCAGGACCCGATTGAAGCTAAAATCGCTCAATCCTGGAATAAAATTGATACCATTCGGAAGGATAAAAGCCTCAGTGAGGATGAGTTTAGGACGGAAATTGAAAAAGCCCGTTCTGAATTAAGATCTGCAATGAAAGAAAAACAGGTGCGTGATGGTTTCAAAACACTTAGCGATCTAGAGAAAGTCGCATTTGAAGCATTGTACAAGGTCGATGCACCTGACACATTTCCTGTTGATGCTAAAGGTAATGTAGACAAGAAAGCAATTTCGAATTACGTTAAAGAAAAACAAGCACTCGATCCAGATGCACGTTCCAAAGCAATGATTGGCAATGATAATGCTAAGAAGGATGGTGCAATAAAAGCAATTTCTGAAATTAAAAAAAAAAGCCCTAAGCTAAGATCGCAAGCACTTCGCATTTCTGGAGACAAACATGTCTATCGACAATCTGTGTCCGGGAAGACTTCAAATAAATTAAAAGAAGTTCCTGCTTCAGATATCTCTACAATTGAGCAATACACTGACGAAAAAAATTATAATCGAAAAGTTATTGAAGGAATCAAATCATCAATTCTTGCCAAAGGATTCGATCCTGGTTCTCCAATTAAGGTTGATAGAGATAAAAACGGTCAAATGACAGTCGTCGATGGGCATCATCGTTTCACAGCCGTAAAAGAACTTATTTCGGAAGCAAAACTTCCAAAAGATACCCCAATCTATGTAATTGAGGAAAAATACAATTCTGAATCTGATCGTTTACTCGCTCAGGTCTCAGCGAACAAAAACAAGCGTGAAGTGGAGCGGTTGGATGATGCAAAAGCCTACGCGAAACTTATAGAGCAAGGAAAGTCCGTACAAGAAATTTCAGAAAGAACAGGAGAGTCTACGGAATATGTCAAAGGAACCATTGCACTCAATAATTTAATTCCAGAACTTAAAGACCTTCTCCGAACCGATGCGAAAAAGAACATCCGTACATCTGATAAAGCAAACGATGGATCCAAAGAGAAAAGGGAATCGATTCCTGAATCATTGGCAATCGTTATCGCAAAAAACGGGATCGATGAAGTAGGCAAGCCCTCACCTACAATCCAAAGAAAGGCGTTCTCATGGTACAATCAAAACAAAGGAAAGGGAATTTCACCTAACCAAGTTAAGTCGTATATTGATAGTCTCAAAGCACAGAATTTTTCCTTCGGGAACGTGGACTCTGCCGGTAGATCTGACGTAGAACAGGAGGCTGTGAAATTTGCAGGTGGCGAGGACAATGCAAAGGCAAATTCAGCAGGCTTCGAAAACTTACTAACGGCAATCCAAAAACCAATTCAGAAATTCCTTGGTGATACAATTACGGATCTCAATGAAGGAAGAGCGAAAGAATTAGCTGCTTCAATAATTGCAACCAAAGGTGAGAGTGCACTGGAAACAGAACTTGCAAGGCTATCTGATGCACTCAATAATATTGCTGCTTTTAGAGATTCATTGAAAAAGAAATTCAGAGAAATAAAAGCAGATTCCCAAACTCCGGATATGTTCGCTTTCAAAAGCTCGATTGGAACTTTCCTCAAAGCTCTGAAAAATAAAAATCAGGTATGTTAA